In the genome of Flavobacteriales bacterium TMED191, one region contains:
- a CDS encoding sigma-70 family RNA polymerase sigma factor, producing MRQLKITKQVTNRETASLDKYLQEIGKVDLISADEEVTLAKKIKEGDEIALEKLTKANLRFVVSVAKQYQNQGLSLPDLINEGNLGLIKAAKRFDETRGFKFISYAVWWIRQSILQALAEQSRIVRLPLNKIGSINKINKTYASLEQRYEREPSADEIANVLEISANDVRESQRNSGRHISMDAPLVDGEDSNLYDVIMSGESPNPDDSLINDSLRTEIERSLTTLTDREADVIRLYFGLGSKHAMTLEEIGEKFDLTRERVRQIKEKGIRRLKHTSRSKILKTYLG from the coding sequence ATGAGACAATTAAAAATAACAAAACAGGTAACAAACAGAGAAACTGCATCACTGGATAAATATTTACAAGAAATTGGTAAAGTAGATTTAATTTCAGCTGATGAAGAAGTTACATTGGCAAAAAAAATAAAAGAGGGTGATGAAATAGCCCTTGAAAAACTAACAAAAGCTAATTTAAGATTTGTTGTATCTGTTGCTAAACAATATCAAAATCAAGGACTATCACTACCAGACTTAATTAATGAAGGTAATTTAGGTCTAATTAAAGCAGCAAAAAGGTTTGATGAAACACGTGGTTTTAAATTCATTTCATATGCTGTTTGGTGGATAAGACAATCAATCTTACAAGCACTAGCAGAACAATCAAGAATTGTCAGACTTCCATTAAATAAAATTGGGTCTATTAACAAAATAAATAAAACATATGCATCACTAGAACAAAGATATGAGAGAGAACCTTCCGCAGATGAAATTGCTAATGTTTTAGAAATTAGTGCTAATGATGTTAGAGAATCACAAAGAAACTCAGGTAGACATATCTCTATGGACGCACCGTTAGTTGATGGAGAGGATAGTAACTTATATGACGTAATAATGAGCGGAGAAAGTCCAAATCCAGATGACAGTCTGATTAATGATTCATTACGCACAGAAATTGAAAGATCACTAACTACTCTTACAGACAGAGAGGCTGATGTTATTAGACTTTATTTTGGATTAGGAAGTAAACACGCAATGACACTAGAAGAAATTGGAGAAAAATTTGATTTAACTAGAGAACGTGTTAGACAAATAAAAGAAAAAGGAATACGAAGATTAAAACATACATCTAGAAGTAAAATTTTAAAAACATATCTTGGCTAA